The following are from one region of the Nicotiana tomentosiformis chromosome 7, ASM39032v3, whole genome shotgun sequence genome:
- the LOC138896289 gene encoding uncharacterized protein: protein MTSKELDTGVVDPPREVVESESELKEEVYRLKHQMAEMYQAWVRGHPPPSFPANYSENPAFIPPLSQAQDPITIDLSPQHAPGFTPYHHYPGTSSQTFHAPPAKTTAYPAPTSAPVFVAPPRATLHRSSSEPAFQAPDTQYYVPEPTFKVADPYSHAPRFEPLVETEKPSRNVEQDEMFRKVKSLEQSLKNMQGIGSQVSVAYKDLCLFPDVQLPAGFKMPKFDPYDGHGDPVAHLRGFCSNMRGAGGKDELLMAYFSQSLSGAALEWYTRQDTSRWREQAARVYPPMEEDEMVEYFLQALEPTYFGHLISAIETHMIEIVHKDGEPKNSSKSVMMIRDSESNPVKALDSAKAMSLAIKGVSEKPSALNVKPSVLVVKGPPVDVEANQERQKVVVPGVPGKPVIIVEGARVTPVIIKPVIQLPMVDTKAVPWNYKQVVITYKGKEVEEEINETGGLTRFGRCFAPEELRKTKPSKDGHIPVKKPITEEEAEEFLKKMKMQDYSIVEQLRKTPAQISLLSLLIHSDEHRKALMKILNEAHVPDKITVNHLEKIANKIFEANMITFSDDELPIEGTEHNRALYLTVKCEDFAVSRVLVDNGSSANICPLSTLQKLKIGTERIHINNVCVRGFDGGGKDSVGDIMLNLSIGPVEFTMEFQVLDVTASYNLLLGRPWIHAAKAIPSSLHQMVKFEWDKQEIVVHGDENLSAYNDTIVPFIEVEDDKGPWVYQMFEIVSVRKIPEGECILGPKIPSASVMVANEMLKNGFLPDKGLGSSLQGIVHPVCPRESFGTFGLGFTLTGKDVKKAKSLKGKAWSLPKPVPHISKSFVKPRVAKRPISAVPKPVVDFDEELIKRFQSLFDEVNMFLLCWFQ, encoded by the exons atgactagcaaagaatTGGACACGGGTGTTGTCGACCCGCCAAGGGAGGTTGTAGAATCGGAGTCTGAATTGAAAGAAGAGGTCTAcaggttgaagcatcaaatggcAGAAATGTATCAAGCCTGGGTCAGGGGGCATCCCCCACCTTCATTCCCCGCTAACTACTCGGAAAATCCCGCTTTCATTCCACCACTATCACAAGCCCAAGATCCCATTACCATTGACCTTTCCCCTCAGCACGCACCAGGCTTTACCCCTTATCACCACTACCCTGGCACCTCGTCCCAAACCTTTcatgctccaccagccaaaacaacTGCATACCCTGCTCCAACATCCGCTCCTGTTTTCGTAGCCCCTCCGCGAGCTACCCTTCACAGATCTTCTAGCGAACCCGCGTTccaagctccagatacccaatattATGTTCCAGAACCAACTTTCAAAGTCGCGGATCCTTATTCCCATGCCCCTCGCTTTGAACCTCTTGTCGAAActgagaaaccatcccggaaTGTGGAGCAGGACGAGATGTTCAGGAAAGTGAAGAGCCTAGAgcaatctttgaagaacatgcaagggataggaagccaagtaagtgtggcttacaaggatttatgcttatttCCGGATGTTCAATTGCCCgctgggttcaagatgcccaagtttgacccgtacgatggacatggagatcccgtggcccatttgagaggcttCTGCAGCAATATGAGAGGCGCCGGTGGGAAAGATGAATTATTAATGGCATATTTCAGTCAGAGTCTGAGTGGGGCAGCTTTAgaatggtacacccgccaagacactagcag atggagagaacaagctgcacgagTCTACCCTCCAATGGAggaagatgagatggtcgagtactttcttcaagccctagagcccacttactttggccatttgatctcagccatag agacacatatgatcgagatagttcataaggatggggagcccaaaaactcttccaagtctgtcatgatgatCCGGGATAGCGAAAGTAATCCAGTCAAAGCTCTAGATTCTGCAAAAGCAATGTCCTTGGCAATCAAAGGGGTGTCGGAGAAGCCAAGCGCGCTCAACGTGAAGCCTTCTGTATTGGTTGTGAAAGGGCCTCCGGTTGATGTTGAAGCGAACCAGGAGAGGCAAAAGGTGGTCGTGCCAGGGGTCCCGGGCAAgcctgtcataatcgtggaagggGCTCGTGTTACCCCCGTTATCATTAAGCCAGTAATCCAGTTACCGATGGTTGACACAAAGGCCGTCCCATGGAATTACAAACAGGTGGTAATAACATACAAAGGGAAAGAAGTAGAAGAAGAAATCAATGAAACCGGAGGACTAACTCGTTTTGGGAGATGTTTTGCCCCAGAAGAACTGAGGAAAACCAAGCCATCCAAGGACGGCCACATCCCAGTAAAAAAGCCGAtcaccgaagaagaggctgaggaattcctgaaaaagatgaaaatgcaagactattccattgtagaacagttgaggaaaacaccagctcagatctctcttCTGTCTTTGTtgatacattcagatgaacaccgcaaagccctgatgaagattttgaacgaggcccatgttcctgataagatcacggtgaaccacttggaaaagattgctaatAAGATTTTCGAAGCGAACATgatcactttctcagatgatgaactccctatagagggtacagaacacaatcgagctctttatctcacagtgaAGTGCGAAGATTTTGCTGTCTCAAGGGTACTGGTGGATAACGGTTCTAGTGCGAATATTtgccctctgtccactttgcaaaagttgaagattgGCACCGAAAGGATCCACATTAATAATGTATGCGTTCGAGGCTTCgatggaggagggaaagattctGTCGGTGATATAATGCTAAATTTATCAATAGGGCCGgttgagttcactatggagttccaagtgctagatgtgaCTGCCTCTTATAACTTGTTGTTGGGCAGGCCCTGGATCCACGCTGCCAAGGCAATCccgtcttctctgcatcaaatggtaaagttcgaatgggacaaacaggaaatagttgtgcacggtgatgagaacttatctgcttacaatgacacaatcgttccatttattgaagttgaagatgataaagggccttgggtTTACCAAATGTTCGAAATAGTGTCTGTCAGGAAAATTCCCGAAGGAGAATGCATCCTAGGTCCAAAGATACCATCCGCGTCtgtcatggtagcaaatgaaatgttgaagaatggttttcTGCCAGACAAAGGTCTGGGTTCATCTCTGCAGGGTATTGTGCATCCGGTGTGCCCACGTGAAAGTtttggtacatttggtttgggattcacactcacaGGGAAGGACGTGAAAAAGGCTAAAAGTTTGAAAGGAAAGGCATGGTCACTTCCTAAGCCTGTTCCACATATCTCcaagtcttttgtcaagccaAGGGTCGCAAAACGCCCAATATCAGCGGTCCCAAAAcctgtggtcgactttgatgaagagttgatcaagaggttccagagtttgtttgatgaggttaatatg TTCCTTTtatgctggtttcaatga
- the LOC138895033 gene encoding uncharacterized protein, with protein sequence MSTHYDFENEHPEGPILTQLPEDDIFNWNLADAQSQEENSDYDNNVDESRDDTPFPDEGDDEEEENAGPDLMREHAPPPVRPRVYESHVPFHSREIPYLDHLPSMPDVDALTRDIDEIRITMWDESRATVLSKVILFPDKAHLNRGGANVHRKRVS encoded by the exons atgtcaacacattacgattt tgaaaacgagcatccTGAAGGTCCtatccttactcaattgcccgaagacgacatatttaattggaatctggcagatgcacagagtcaggaagagaatagtgattatgacaacaatgtcgATGAGTCTAGAGATGACACACctttccctgatgagggtgatgatgaggaggaagagaatgctggacctgatttgatgagggagcatgctccaccccccgttagaccaagagtgtacgagtcccatgtgccgtttcattcaagggagattccctaccttgatcatttaccaagtatgccggatgtggatgccctcacaagggatattgacgaaattcggataacaatgtgggatgaatctagagcaacggtgcTGTCAAAGGTCATTCTTTTTCCCGATAAAGCGCACCTAAATAGGGGCGGTGCTAATGTACatcgtaaaagagtgtcgtga
- the LOC104113249 gene encoding protein NUCLEAR FUSION DEFECTIVE 4-like produces the protein MAFSSLMILSMAGATFIFGLYSGEIKSSLGYDQTTLNLISFFKDLGGNLAIISGLIMEIIPPRAVLAIGAILNVFGYFMIWLAVTGRISKPHVWQMCLYICIGANSQSFANTGATVTCVKNFPNSRGIVLGLLKGAVGLSGAIMTQLYLAFYGDNGKSLILLISWFPVLVSFFFLPAIRIMKVTRQENEVKMLYNLLYFSLGLAGFLLIMIIIQRKLTFDRAEYSLSGAVVLVLIFSPLVLIIREEVNLWKSKRQVATNFSQLNVSIQMENIPSSAEPESTTNWKSCFKNAFKPPKRGEDHTILQALFNIDMLILFVVTTFGVGGTLTAIDNLGQIGKSYAINFGYNF, from the coding sequence ATGGCATTTTCTTCTCTGATGATACTATCAATGGCTGGTGCAACTTtcatatttggcctatattcaGGGGAAATAAAATCCTCATTAGGTTATGATCAAACAACACTAAACTTGATTAGCTTTTTCAAGGATTTGGGTGGTAATTTAGCCATAATTTCTGGTCTAATTATGGAAATTATACCACCTCGGGCAGTTCTTGCTATAGGTGCAATCTTGAACGTTTTTGGTTATTTCATGATATGGCTGGCTGTAACGGGGCGAATTTCGAAACCTCATGTTTGGCAAATGTGTTTGTATATATGCATTGGTGCAAATTCTCAGTCATTTGCAAATACTGGTGCAACTGTTACTTGTGTCAAGAATTTCCCTAATAGTCGAGGCATCGTGTTAGGCCTATTAAAAGGTGCAGTTGGCCTAAGTGGTGCGATTATGACACAATTGTACCTTGCTTTTTATGGAGATAATGGTAAGTCTTTGATCTTACTCATTTCTTGGTTCCCCGTCCTTGTATCGTTCTTTTTTCTTCCTGCAATTCGGATTATGAAGGTCACTCGACAAGAAAATGAGGTCAAAATGTTATATAATCTTCTCTATTTTTCACTTGGACTTGCTGGATTTCTCTTGATTATGATCATCATCCAAAGAAAGCTTACTTTTGACAGGGCTGAGTATTCTTTAAGTGGTGCTGTTGTTCTGGTTTTAATATTCTCACCACTAGTTTTAATCATTAGAGAAGAAGTTAATCTTTGGAAAAGCAAAAGACAAGTTGCTACTAATTTTTCACAATTGAATGTATCCATTCAAATGGAAAATATCCCTTCATCAGCTGAGCCTGAATCAACAACAAATTGGAAATCATGCTTTAAAAACGCGTTTAAGCCACCAAAGAGAGGTGAAGATCACACAATTTTACAAGCACTCTTTAACATTGACATGTTAATTCTATTTGTAGTTACTACATTTGGGGTTGGAGGGACATTGACCGCGATCGATAACTTAGGTCAAATTGGTAAATCCTATGCCATtaattttggctataatttctgA